The genomic region AAAAATAGGTGTCGTTACTTTACTCGTGAGGTTATGAAATCATGTAGCCTACTGGCGCTGGCCCTACTGCTGTCTGGATCGGCGGGGTATGCACAATCCATTTGCTTCGAGAACTATCAAGAGAAGATAGTGGCTCCTTCGCGTAAGGCGATGGAAACAGCGAAGACTGATAAAGAGCGCGACTCCCTGCGGTTTGTGCCGGCCGACGAGCTAAAACGGGTAGTGGGCTGCGCCATGCCCGATTTTACGGCGCAGGATATCCAAGGCAGCCCCATTAGCAAACGGACCCTAAAGGGCAAAGTGGTGGTCATGAACTTTTGGTTCATCGGCTGTAAGCCCTGCTTGGCCGAGCTACCGGCCCTAAACGACCTGGTAGACCAGCACAAAGGCCAGGAGGTAGTATTCATTGCCTTCGGACGGGATTCGAAGCAGCGCATTGTCGATGATTTTCTCCCTAAGCAGTCTTTCCAGTTCCAGCACGTGGCCGATAGTAAAGGCTACGCCGACACTTTCCTAGCGTCGGTGTCTGGCTTTCCCCTCACGCTGGTGTTCGACCAGCGGGGCGTGCTGCAATACGTCCATTCGGGCGGCTATATCGACGAGCGAGCCAAAACAGCCATTTACCAGCAAGTGTCGCCGGTGATTGCCCGGCTGCTCCAGTGAAAAGACAAGTCAAAAAACACATGAAGAAATACCTGTGTAGTTTACTCGCCATGGCAGCCTTAGGCGTCAGCGGTTGTAGCAAAGACGACGACGGGGCAGTGGACACAGAGTATCCCGTTATCAACGTGGACTTTGCGGAGGCTTTTCCCAAGCAGTGCAGCGTGCTCAAGCGCGGCCAACCGTTTACCTTCCGCACCTTGCTGACGGATAACGTGCGGCTGGGTTCGGTGAGCGTCGATATTCACCACAACTTCGACCACCATACGCACAGCACAGAGGTAATAGAATGTACAATGCAGGCTGTGAAGCGCCCCGTAAATCCGTTTCTGCTGATCAAGAGCTTCCCAATTCCTGAAGGCGTACGGGAGTACCAAACAGCTTTCGAATTGAGCATACCCGCCGATGTAGACCCCGGCGACTACCATTTCATGATTCGACTGACGGATCAGGAAGGATGGCAGACGGTGAAAGGATTGAGTATCAAGATAGAGTAGGAGAGAAGCCGCTTGGTGCGCGAGCACCGTCTAGGCCTTCTACAAGAAAGGAACATACGGCTGGCTGTTCTTATTTGCAACAATGTTGCAAATAAGAACAGCCAGCCGTATGTTTGCTGAATGAGTTCCAGCCGCCTGGCGGCACAAGCGACCAGCTTTGCTGTCGACACCGCGTAGTAATCTTTCTTTATTATATGACGCACTCACTTTCCGATACCCTACCTCGTAAGCTCCCCGTTACCGTGCTCAGCGGCTTTCTGGGGGCCGGCAAAACCACGCTGCTCAACCACATCTTGCATAACCGAGCCGGTTTGAAAGTGGCTGTGATTGTGAATGATATGAGCGAGGTGAACGTGGACGCCAACCAGGTAGCCCGCGAGGGTGGCCTCTCGCGCACCGAAGAAAAGCTAGTAGAAATGAGCAACGGCTGTATCTGCTGCACCCTGCGCGAAGATCTGATGCTGGAGGTAGAAAAGCTGGCCCGCGAAAACCGCTTCGACTACCTGCTTATCGAAAGCACGGGCATCTCGGAACCGCTGCCGGTGGCTCAAACCTTCAGCTTTATAAGCGAAGACGGCACACTGGACCTGAGCCGCTTCTCGCGCCTCGATACGCTAGTAACGGTAGTTGACGCGCTGAACTTCGCCCGCGACTTCGGCAGCATGGACCGCCTACCCGACCGCCACCTCCACGACGCCGACCCACACGACCAGCGCACCATTGTGAACCTGCTAACCGAGCAAGTGGAGTTTGCCAACGTGCTCGTGCTCAACAAAGCCGATCAGGTGAGCGAGCAGCAGTTGGGCGAAATTAAGGCGATTCTGCACAAGCTCAACCCCACGGCTCGCATCGTGCCAACCGTGTTTGGCAAGGTAGAACCCGCCGATATTCTCAACACGGGCCTCTTCAACCTAGACGAAGCCGAGCAAACAATAGGTTGGAAGGAAGAGCTGGAAAAAGCCCACCACACGCCCGAAACCGAGGAGTATGGCATTAGTTCATTTGTGTTTCGCGAGGCGCGGCCGTTTCATCCTGTGCGCTTCTGGCAGTATATCAGCGAGGAGTGGCACCCGGGCATCATCCGCAGCAAAGGCCTGTTCTGGCTGGCCTCCCGCCCCAACGACGCCCTGAATTGGGGGCAGGCCGGCGGCTCGCTCCGGGCCGAAAGTGCCGGTTCTTGGTGGGCCGCTGTGCCTAACCCAGAGCAGCACCCAGTATTCCAGGAAAACCGCGACACCATTCTGCAACGCTGGAGCCCGCTGTTTCAGGACCGCCTCAACGAGCTGGTCTTTATTGGGCAGGACATGCCCGAGGCTCAAATTCGGCAGGAGCTGGAAGGCTGCCTTTGCACACCCGAGGAAGTGCAGCGCTGGCACCACGGCGGCACCTTCCAGGACCCCTGGCCGCAGCTCTAGCCTGCCGCCTTGTTATACAAATAATGCCCTACCTCTAGCGATTTTGTCTCTCGCTAGAGGTAGGGCATTATTGCCGTTGTAGGTAGCCGGGGTGCGCTATCCTTGCCGCGACTTCGCATCGCGCCAGCTGAACTCGGGCTCGTAGCCCAGCACGCGACGCGCCTTCTCGATCGAGAGTAGAGTTTCGTATTCCCCCAATTCTTTCCGTATAGGCACGTTCGGGAAAGTAGAAGCCATTAGCTCGGCCGAGTGGGTAGTCATCACCGTATCGGCGTTGGCAATGATGAAGGCGTGCATGCCGGTGGCCTGCCACTCAATGGCTTTGCGAATGGCCTGGGAACCGTCGCGAGCGTCAATGTACGACCACATGTTCCACTTGCGCTCCTCGGGGTCGTCGTTGTAGGCCGGAAACTTGGCGTAGTCGGCGGGCTCCATCACGTTGGAGAAGCGCAGGCCCACAAGCTTCATATCGGGCGTCTGGTAGCAGAACTGGCGGGCCATGTCTTCCATCAGCACCTTGGCCAGGGCGTAGGCACTCTTGGCGCGCAGGGGGTAGTCCTCGTCTACGGGGGCGTAGGGTGCCGCCTCGTCGAAGGGCTCCCCGAGCGTGGTTTCGCTGGACGCCCAGATGACTTGGTGAATACCCAGCCGCCGCGCCGCCTCAAAGATGTTGTACGTGCCCATGATGTTGTTCTGAAACAAGTGGGCATCCGGGTATTGCCGGGGGGTAGGGTAGGCCGCCAAGTGCACAATGGCATCGAAGGCCTTCGGGGCTACGCCAGCGTGAATTTCGTGGCCTACGGAAGACAGTGCGTCTAAGGTCTGGCCAAAATCGGCTAGGTCGGCAATAATGCCCGGCACGCCCTTGGCAGGTACCGTATCGACCACGAATACGTCGTAGTTGTGGGCTAGTAAGTCGGCCACGCAGGCCTTGCCCAGTTTGCCGGCGCCGCCCGTCACCAGAATGCGCGGGCCCGTCGGTTGTTGTTGCTTGCTCATGATAGTGTATGCGGCCGGTGAGTGGCTACCAGCCGGCACGCGCCGGCCGTCCGGCCACGGGCGTATACGGAAACGGCGACGGGCGTAGAGACACAAGATTTTGTGTCTCGTCGTTGCTAAATCCTGCCCGTCATGCTGAGCGCAGCCCTAGTCGAAGCATCTCTACCGCAACGGTAATCTCAATCGCCAGGATTACTCACAGTAGAGATGCTTCGACTAGGGCTGCGCTCAGCATGACGGTTGAAATTTAACGCTTCAAGCTGACAAAAAATCGGTAAGCTCCCCAGTATATGTCAGCGTGAGTTGGTGCATAGCCCGGGTGCACGCCACGTAGAGCATACTTTTGTCAACCTCCGTTTTATAGTTTCTGGCAGAAGCAAAGGGCACCAACACGGCATCAAACTCAAGCCCTTTTGCTAAGTGGGCAGATGTAAGAATAATGCCTTCCCGGAAGGTAGTAGATTCTGCCGTGAGCAGTTGCACGCCAGCCAGTTGCAGCGCCTGATGCAGCTCCTGGGCCTGCCGCTGCGTTTTGCAGATAATCCCCAACGACTGGTAGCCGGAACTGCTAAAATCGTTGACTATCTGTTGAATAGCCGCCAGCTCCTCGCTTCTGCCGTCGTAGTGCGCAACCACGGGTGCCGGCCCGTGCCGCTCCAGCGGAATGATATGGGGATTAGGGGTGATGCGCTGCGCGAAGGCAGTGATTTTCAGGGTAGAGCGGTAGCTGCGGTGCAGCTTCACTACCTCGGCCTGCGGAAACACGCGCTCAATGGCCTCGGCCGAAGAGGCGCTGTAGGGATTCACCGTCTGGCTTACGTCGCCCAAAATGGTTTTGCGACACCGGAACAAGCGTGACAGCACAGCGTACTGCATAGGCGTGTAGTCCTGCATCTCATCTACCAATAGATGCTTTACGTGCTCGTAGGCGGTAGGAATGCCTTCTAGGCGCAGGCGCAGGTAAATGAGGGCAAATACATCGGCGTATTCCAGGTGCAGGCGATGCTGGTCAAGTTTCAGCAACTCGGGTCGGTCCAGCCAGTGGTAGAAATCCCGGTAGAAATCCAGCACGTTGTTGAACCGGAACAGGCGGGGTAGGGCCTCGCCAATGATAGATTTGTCCCTGCCCGTGAGCTTGCGGCCGGTGGCGTCGCGCACGTAGGTGCGGATGTCCTGCGCCACTTGCGCAAAGCGTTGCAGCAGCGGCACCCGGTGGTAGGCCTTAAACTTTTGCTGAATAACCGCGGCCGGCACCACCGTGCTGCCTACCCGCAGCTCCCGCGCCGCGAAGTAGTTATTTTCCACGTGGAGCAGGTACTGGTTCAACTTGCTCAGAAACTCAAACGACGATTTGAACTGGATGCGTTCGATGAAGGCGGGATTGGGCCGCTCCAGCAGCGCCGCCACCTGCTCAAAAAAGGTCTGGAAGGAATACCGGCTGTCGAGCAAGTCGGCGGCCAGCTCCTCCATGCCCAGCTCAGGAATGTGCTCTTCACCTAGCTCGGGCAGCACGTTGGAGATGTAGTCGGCAAAAACCTTGTTAGGCGAGATGATGAGGATGTCCTTGGCCGCAATGGTTTCGCGGTAGCGGTAGAGCAAAAACGCCAGCCGGTGTAGGGCAATGGATGTTTTGCCAGAGCCGGCCACGCCCTGAATAATCATCACCGGCGCGGTTTCGTTGCGAATCACTGCGTTCTGGTCGCGCTGAATGGTGGCCACGATGGTCTTCATCTTGTCGTCCGAAGACTTGGCCAGCTCCTGTTGCAGCACATCGTCGTGGATGTTCACGCCGCTGTCGAGCAAAAACTCCAGGCGGCCGTCGCGGATTTTATACTGCCGTTTCCGCTCTATAGTGCCTTTCACCTCGCCCTTAGGGGAAGGGTAGGCGGCGTCGCCGAGCTCATAATCGTAGAACATAGAGGAGATAGGCGCACGCCAATCGTAGATCAGGTTCTGACGCTGTTGCTCATCAAAAAAGGAATGCACACCGATGTACACGGGCGCGGCTTCCTGCCCCTGCGGCGCAAAATCCAGACGACCAAAGTATGGTGACTGGATGAGCTTGAAGAGCTTGCGTTTGCGAGCCACCGCGGCTTCTCCCGTAAATGCCATGCGGTTGATGGACTGACCAGCGGCCACCATATCGGCCTCATCCATACCCGACTGGTGCTCGTGGATGTATTGCTTTTTATGTCGCAGTTCGTCGGAAAACTGCCGCACGGCCTCATCTACCCGCCGGATGGCCAGCGTCAGCTTCTCCTTGATTTCTTCCAGGTATTCGCGCTCTTCCTGCTCGGTTGCGTTCATCTCAGATGGTACTTGCTAAAACGGCCGCAAAGGTGGCAGTAAAATCCGGGTTAGTGCTATTTAAGGTGTATCTGAAAGGACAACCAGATTACGCAAGGTGTCGCGTGCCGGTCGGACACCGCAGGCGTCCGACCGGTTGTCGTAGAACGGGCTTCGTGCTGATGCTTACCCCTCAGTAGGACAACGGGTGCGGGACTCAAAAAATAGCCCCGCACCTGGAAAGCCCCTACCTTTGTACTATACATCTACAAGCCGCCATTCTACTCAGAGTGGTGGCTTTCTTATAGTGCCATGCGCGAAAAAATAGCCTCCAACCGGGGCCTTATCCTGTTGCTCGGCATGCTCACGGCTTTCGGCTCCATGAGCATCGATATGTACCTGCCGGCTTTCCCGGCCATTGCCCGCGACTTTGGCGTTTCCATTGCCGACGTGCAGCTCACGCTGGCAGCCTTCAACATTGGCATTGCGCTGGGGCAACTGCTCTACGGCCCCCTGGCCGACAAGCTGGGCCGTAAACCTAATCTGATTGTGGGCATTCTGCTCTACATCGCGGCGTCGGTGGGCTGCGCCTTTGCCGACTCCGTAAATGCGCTGATTTTGCTGCGTTTCCTGCAAGCTCTGGGCGGCTGCGCGGGCATGGTGATTGCGCGGGCCGTGGTGCGCGACAAATTTGCCGGCAATGCCTCCGCCGGTATGTTCTCTACCCTTATGCTGATTATGGGGGTAGCGCCCATTCTAGCCCCTACCGTGGGTGGGCTCATCATCCAACACCTACATTGGAGCTATATTTTTTGGGCGCTGGTGGCCTTTAGCAGCATAGCGCTGCTGTGGGTGCTGGCGTCGCTTCCCGAGACGCTACCGGTAGAGGCACGCAATCCGCTGGCTGTGCGCAACGCTTTCCGCACCTACGGCCTGCTGCTCCGTGACCGGGCTTTTACGGGCTACGCGCTATCGGCGGGCATGGTGCAGGGCGGCATGTTTGCCTACATCACGGGCTCGTCGTTTGTGTTTATCAAGCTGTTTGGCCTTTCGGAGCAGCAGTACGCCTTGCTGTTTGGCCTGAACGCCTCGGGGCTGATTGCGGCCTCGCAGCTCAACCACTTGCTGTTGCGGCGCTTCACCTTCACGCAGGTACTGCGGGCGGCCGTTACCATCAACGTGGTAGCAGCTTTGGTGATGCTAGTGATGGCCAGTACGGGCTGGCTAGGCGTGTATGGCATTGTGGTGCCGCTGTTTTTTACGGTAGGCAGCATGGGCATCACGTCGCCCAACGCCACGGCGGGGTCCTTGCAGCACCATGCCGTGCGGGCGGGTAGTGCCTCAGCGTTGTTGGGCACCCTCATGTTTACGGGCGGCGCCCTGGCATCTATTGCCGTGAGCGTCTTCGCCAGCGCATCGGCCAGGCCCATGGCGGCGGTTATTGCCGTGTGCGGTATACTGGCCTGGACAGTGTTTCATCTTCTGGTGGCGCGGCAGCCAGCCGAGCAAGCAGTAGAAGAAGGAGTGATGGTATAGGTAGGAATGCCACTGCTCTTAGCAGCAAACCGTCATTTCTCACTGCGTTCGAAATGACGGTCAGTTAGATAGTCTAAAAGACAAGAAAAGCGGCCCATCTGAGTGTTCAGATGGGCCGCTTTATTTCACTTCATAGCCCAGGGTTTCAACCCTGGGGAATAAGGAATTACACTACCACGTTCACCATACGGCCGGGCACCACAATCACCTTCTTAGCGGCTTTGCCGTCGCCAAAGCGGGCGAGGAAATCGGAGCCGAGTACTGCTTCCTCAATCTCCTTGGCCGTAGCCGTAGCAGGGAATTGCAGCTGCTCGCGCACCTTGCCGTTGATGGCCACCGGGTAGTTCACCGAGTCTTCCACCAAATATTCTTCCTTGAACTCGGGGAAGCGGGCGTAGCTCACGGTGCCGGCCTCGTGGCCCAGCTCCTGCCACAGCTCCTCGGCCAAGTGCGGCGCGTAGGGCGACACAATGAGCAGCAGCGGCTCTAGCACGGCGCGCTTGTGGCAGCGCAGGGCCGTCAGCTCGTTCACGCAAATCATAAACGTGCTGACCGAGGTGTTGAACGAGAACTTCTCGATATCCTCCTCGGCTTTCCTGATGGCCTTATGCAAGGCCTTCAGTTCCTGCGGGGTAGGGGATTCGTCGGTTACAGCCAGGGCTCCATCCTCGGGATGAAACAGGCGCCATAGCTTTTTCAGGAAGCCCGAAATGCCGCTCATGCCGCTGGTATTCCATGGCTTGAACTGCTCCAACGGACCTAAGAACATTTCGTAGAGACGCAGGGCGTCGGCACCGAACTTATTAATGAGGTCGTCGGGGTTGACAACGTTATGCTTCGACTTTGACATTTTCTCTACCTCCGCGCCGCAGATGTAGGTGCCATTTTCCTCTAGAATGAACTCCGCGTTAGCGTACTCCTCACGCCAGTTTTTGAAGGCTTCAATGTCGAGTACGTCATTGTCAACGAAGTTGACGTCGACGTGCAAAGCGGTAGTATCATGTTCTTTGCGCTTATCAGAAGTGACAAATGTATTAGTGCCATTGATACGATACACAAAGTTCGACCGGCCTAGAATCATCCCCTGGTTAATCAGCTTCTGGAACGGTTCGCCCGCCGAAACCAGCCCTAAGTCTTTCAGGAACAGGTACCAGAAACGAGAGTAGAGCAGGTGGCCGGTGGCGTGCTCGGCGCCGCCCATGTAGAGGTCCACGTTGTGCCAGTATGCCTCAGCCTCTTTGCCCACGAAACGGCCTTCGTTGGTGGGGTCCATGTAGCGGAGGTAGTACCACGAAGAGCCAGCCCAGCCGGGCATCGTGCTCAGCTCGTACTCGTACTTGCCCTCGTATTTCCAATCCTTGGCGCGGCCC from Hymenobacter aerilatus harbors:
- a CDS encoding TlpA family protein disulfide reductase, whose translation is MKSCSLLALALLLSGSAGYAQSICFENYQEKIVAPSRKAMETAKTDKERDSLRFVPADELKRVVGCAMPDFTAQDIQGSPISKRTLKGKVVVMNFWFIGCKPCLAELPALNDLVDQHKGQEVVFIAFGRDSKQRIVDDFLPKQSFQFQHVADSKGYADTFLASVSGFPLTLVFDQRGVLQYVHSGGYIDERAKTAIYQQVSPVIARLLQ
- a CDS encoding DUF4625 domain-containing protein produces the protein MAALGVSGCSKDDDGAVDTEYPVINVDFAEAFPKQCSVLKRGQPFTFRTLLTDNVRLGSVSVDIHHNFDHHTHSTEVIECTMQAVKRPVNPFLLIKSFPIPEGVREYQTAFELSIPADVDPGDYHFMIRLTDQEGWQTVKGLSIKIE
- a CDS encoding GTP-binding protein, producing MTHSLSDTLPRKLPVTVLSGFLGAGKTTLLNHILHNRAGLKVAVIVNDMSEVNVDANQVAREGGLSRTEEKLVEMSNGCICCTLREDLMLEVEKLARENRFDYLLIESTGISEPLPVAQTFSFISEDGTLDLSRFSRLDTLVTVVDALNFARDFGSMDRLPDRHLHDADPHDQRTIVNLLTEQVEFANVLVLNKADQVSEQQLGEIKAILHKLNPTARIVPTVFGKVEPADILNTGLFNLDEAEQTIGWKEELEKAHHTPETEEYGISSFVFREARPFHPVRFWQYISEEWHPGIIRSKGLFWLASRPNDALNWGQAGGSLRAESAGSWWAAVPNPEQHPVFQENRDTILQRWSPLFQDRLNELVFIGQDMPEAQIRQELEGCLCTPEEVQRWHHGGTFQDPWPQL
- a CDS encoding NAD-dependent epimerase/dehydratase family protein, which encodes MSKQQQPTGPRILVTGGAGKLGKACVADLLAHNYDVFVVDTVPAKGVPGIIADLADFGQTLDALSSVGHEIHAGVAPKAFDAIVHLAAYPTPRQYPDAHLFQNNIMGTYNIFEAARRLGIHQVIWASSETTLGEPFDEAAPYAPVDEDYPLRAKSAYALAKVLMEDMARQFCYQTPDMKLVGLRFSNVMEPADYAKFPAYNDDPEERKWNMWSYIDARDGSQAIRKAIEWQATGMHAFIIANADTVMTTHSAELMASTFPNVPIRKELGEYETLLSIEKARRVLGYEPEFSWRDAKSRQG
- a CDS encoding HelD family protein; this encodes MNATEQEEREYLEEIKEKLTLAIRRVDEAVRQFSDELRHKKQYIHEHQSGMDEADMVAAGQSINRMAFTGEAAVARKRKLFKLIQSPYFGRLDFAPQGQEAAPVYIGVHSFFDEQQRQNLIYDWRAPISSMFYDYELGDAAYPSPKGEVKGTIERKRQYKIRDGRLEFLLDSGVNIHDDVLQQELAKSSDDKMKTIVATIQRDQNAVIRNETAPVMIIQGVAGSGKTSIALHRLAFLLYRYRETIAAKDILIISPNKVFADYISNVLPELGEEHIPELGMEELAADLLDSRYSFQTFFEQVAALLERPNPAFIERIQFKSSFEFLSKLNQYLLHVENNYFAARELRVGSTVVPAAVIQQKFKAYHRVPLLQRFAQVAQDIRTYVRDATGRKLTGRDKSIIGEALPRLFRFNNVLDFYRDFYHWLDRPELLKLDQHRLHLEYADVFALIYLRLRLEGIPTAYEHVKHLLVDEMQDYTPMQYAVLSRLFRCRKTILGDVSQTVNPYSASSAEAIERVFPQAEVVKLHRSYRSTLKITAFAQRITPNPHIIPLERHGPAPVVAHYDGRSEELAAIQQIVNDFSSSGYQSLGIICKTQRQAQELHQALQLAGVQLLTAESTTFREGIILTSAHLAKGLEFDAVLVPFASARNYKTEVDKSMLYVACTRAMHQLTLTYTGELTDFLSA
- a CDS encoding Bcr/CflA family multidrug efflux MFS transporter; amino-acid sequence: MREKIASNRGLILLLGMLTAFGSMSIDMYLPAFPAIARDFGVSIADVQLTLAAFNIGIALGQLLYGPLADKLGRKPNLIVGILLYIAASVGCAFADSVNALILLRFLQALGGCAGMVIARAVVRDKFAGNASAGMFSTLMLIMGVAPILAPTVGGLIIQHLHWSYIFWALVAFSSIALLWVLASLPETLPVEARNPLAVRNAFRTYGLLLRDRAFTGYALSAGMVQGGMFAYITGSSFVFIKLFGLSEQQYALLFGLNASGLIAASQLNHLLLRRFTFTQVLRAAVTINVVAALVMLVMASTGWLGVYGIVVPLFFTVGSMGITSPNATAGSLQHHAVRAGSASALLGTLMFTGGALASIAVSVFASASARPMAAVIAVCGILAWTVFHLLVARQPAEQAVEEGVMV